GCTTGTGGCCCTTGAAAAATTGAAAGAGAATGCTGAACAAGCTGAAAAGAGTGAAGTTGTTGAATATATTGAGCAAATGATAACTCTTGTTTCTCATATGCACGATTGCTTTGTTACTACAAAACAGTCCCAGAGTTGTACCGCTGTGCCAATACCTCCTGATTTTTGCTGTCCTCTTTCACTTGAGTTGATGACTGACCCTGTAATTGTCGCTTCTGGTCAAACCTATGAGAGGGCTTTTATTAGGAGATGGATTGATCTTGGCCTCACTGTTTGCCCCAAAACACGGCAAACTCTGGGACATACAAATCTCATTCCTAATTACACTGTTAAGGCACTTATCGCAAACTGGTGCGAAATAAACAATGTAAAGCTGCCTGATCCCATGAAGTCTTTGAGCTTGAACCAGCCATCTTTGTCACCAGACTCCACGCAATCTTCAGGTTCTCCGAGAAAGAGTTTGATTTCATCAACTGTAAGCCAAAGAGAAGAATCATCTCCATCTCATCCCCGTTCCTCTTCAGAGGAATCTTTACCTGGAGTTGGTGGTAATATTCTTGCTTTTGATGTTGAAAGGATGCGTATTAAGAGTGAAGACCGGATGGCCCACTCCGGAGAGATAAGTTCACATGGTCATAGTACATTAGTAGCTGATGACCAGTTCCCTCTGGGTCATAATCGAACAACCTCGGCACCTAGCACGCTTTCTAATTCAAACTTTTCCCCGGTAATTCCTGGTGATGGAAACAAGTTGTCAGAAGATTCTTCTGTTGCTTCAGGGGATGTTGGGTTGGATTCCAAGCCTGCTGCTTCTGTCCTTCCAAAGGAGCCAGAATTTCCATATACACCAGAGATGAGACCTCGTAATCAACTGATCTGGCGCAGACCAACCGAGAGGTTTCCAAGAATAGTTTCTTCCGCTACAGTTGAAAGAAGGGCTGATCTTTCAGAAGTTGAGGAGCAAGTAAAAAAGTTGATTGAGGAGTTGAAGAGCACTTCCCTTGATATGCAGAGAAATGCTACAGCTGAACTCCGGTTACTTGCCAAGCATAATATGGATAACCGTATGGTAATTGCAAATTGTGGCGCTATCAGCTCGTTGGTTAACCTACTTCACTCAAAAGACATGAAAGTACAGGAAGATGCTGTTACTGCACTTCTCAACTTGTCAATTAATGACAACAACAAGTGTGCCATTGCAAATGCTGATGCAATCGAACCTCTGATTCATGTCCTCCAAACAGGGAGCGCCGAGGCCAAAGAAAATTCTGCTGCTACTCTTTTTAGCCTTTCCGTGATGGAGGAAAACAAGATGAAGATTGGGAGGTCTGGAGCAATCAAACCTCTTGTTGATTTACTGGGAAATGGAACTCCAAGGGGCAAGAAAGATGCAGCGACAGCTTTATTTAACTTGTCAATACTTCATGAGAACAAGTCTCGTATAATACAGGCTGGTGCGGTAAAGTATCTCGTAGAGTTGATGGACCCTGCTACTGGGATGGTTGACAAGGCTGTTGCAGTTTTGTCCAACCTTGCTACCATTCCCGAGGGACGAGCAGAAATCGGTCAGGAAGGAGGGATTCCTCTTCTTGTTGAGGTTGTTGAGCTGGGCTCCGCAAGGGGTAAGGAGAATGCAGCAGCTGCTCTCTTGCAACTATGCACTAACAGTAGCAGGTTCTGCAACATGGTTCTCCAGGAAGGAGCTGTACCTCCATTAGTGGCATTGTCACAGTCCGGCACCCCAAGAGCAAGAGAAAAGGTCTGATGCCAGAAATTTCATCCATTTTCTTGCTTTAATTTCTTTGCACTGATACTGGAGTAATATTTTTGCATCATCAGGTTAAGTTATCCAGCAAATAACAAGTAACTATTTATAGCAGAAGTAATATGATAACTTGGAAAATAGAGCAAGTAACCTGTTATAACATGTTAAATTATACTGGTATCAACTAATCAACCCAATAATAACACCTTGAAATGGGAATATAAAGCAATAGAAGTGATAGCTGAATTAGGGATTGGGGTTGAAATGACAAGAACTTAACCATAAACTATATAAACCCTTCAAATCATAGTAATAATCACTAATCAAGGATAGCAGAAAGAAGGATTAAACTAAGTTTTGAATGCAATTAGTAAACCCCAAGTAAGCAATTAACTTGAAAACAAAGTCATTAACATTCAATAACAAAATATAATCAAGGGAGAAATGAAATGACTCATACAAGAATTACTTTAACCTAAATTAATCCAAGAGAGGCATGATGATCCCTACACTTGCAATGAGTATCTGTGTTCTTCATCAAAGCCAACTAGTGAAATAAACCCGAAATGTCACTATTTATTAACTAATTacaaaaatgaccaaaatagtCCTTGACTAATTTACTCCTTCAGTTGGACTTTTAAGCACTCTAATGACTTAATATCCACTTGAAAGTTCCCCTTGCATTAAGTTCTAATACGTGCATTATCACTTTAGCCCTTTTTTATTTTGGGTATGTCTAAATTTTGCTTTTGTGGCTGCATGCAGGCTCAACAACTACTTAGCTACTTCCGAAATCAACGCCATGGTAATGCAGGAAGAGGTTGATTTATACATTGAACATTCAGGCACatacttttcttttatttaactGATGAAATGGTGTATGTAAATTTAATGTTATAAGTAATGTATGTGGAGATCATGGTTCCTAGAATGTTTCCCAGATTTTGTGATATCTCCAAAAGAAAATTAGTTGGCGGCGCAGATGATTCTACCTGAATAGCTTTGTATGTAAATGTGGAGAAAATTGTAGACGACCAAGAAGTTGCTGATTGCATGCAGCCTTCGTAATTTTACAGGGGtgagattggtagatgacaactattctttctttacttggaaatATAAGTGCACTGTACCAATATATTGTGTTCTCTTTAAATTTCAAACATCTAGATGCCGCTGTTAGCTGCTCGCTGAACTTATTTTCCCAGATTAGATGTTTGGATTTAGGGGTGGTTCAACGCAGttggtggcctaaagccaaatctTGCTGAGAGGCtttaatttttttcataattttttttgtatatatattattTGAAATCTATTTTCCTAACACTTTTATTTGGAAATTAAGTTTAAACCACCAATATCAACTTAAGTGACTACTTACTATGTTTTAAGGAGCTTTCAAGGTTAACAAAATATATTTCCAGAAATTTTGATCATCTAGTGAACTctgatggttcgggcacattcagaggaggaacactgatgcaccagtgaggaggtgtgagcgactggcggtggtgggcacgaggagaggtagagggaggcctaagaagtattgggggaggtgatcaggcaggacatgacacGACTTaggatttccgaggacatgacccttgacagggaattgtggaggtcgagcattaaggttgtaggttagaggGTAGTTTGTGAATATTAATACAgtgcactagagtgagactaactatttaggagttagtcttaggatgctactgatcagctactgatgcagCGCTATATCTGTTGGATATTAGTATACTTTACATCCTTTTCTCCATCattttcgtatttcctatatttcttatattgttgttatttttattttatgttatgtaagcctattgatagtactaatatattgtctcttgttgctctcttgagccgagggtctcctggaaatagcctctctgcccctcggggtaggggtaaggtctgcgtacatattaccctcctcagaccccacttgtggaattatactgagatgttgttgttgttgatcatCTAGTGAACTCGGTTTTTTATTCCTAAATAGAAAACGAAATATATTGTCATACCTAGTCAGCaacaataacaaatcaattaaaaaTAATACTTTTTACTTTAGAAAATActcattttaaaataataataattcataGACCTAGTGAAAAATGGGGCCCGA
This genomic stretch from Nicotiana sylvestris chromosome 9, ASM39365v2, whole genome shotgun sequence harbors:
- the LOC104244288 gene encoding U-box domain-containing protein 4-like, which translates into the protein MEISLLKVLLNNISCFSHLSSSDHISGELVRRYYCKIEDILKLVKPILDAIVDVEAASGELLLKAFAGLAQCVDELRELFETLEPLCSKVYFVLQAEPLIGKIRSCSLEILELLKSSHKSLPADVTLTTLELYILKIKYVDYEMISVTITKVIKAQVEGLGTSSDSFAKIADCLSLNSNQELLIELVALEKLKENAEQAEKSEVVEYIEQMITLVSHMHDCFVTTKQSQSCTAVPIPPDFCCPLSLELMTDPVIVASGQTYERAFIRRWIDLGLTVCPKTRQTLGHTNLIPNYTVKALIANWCEINNVKLPDPMKSLSLNQPSLSPDSTQSSGSPRKSLISSTVSQREESSPSHPRSSSEESLPGVGGNILAFDVERMRIKSEDRMAHSGEISSHGHSTLVADDQFPLGHNRTTSAPSTLSNSNFSPVIPGDGNKLSEDSSVASGDVGLDSKPAASVLPKEPEFPYTPEMRPRNQLIWRRPTERFPRIVSSATVERRADLSEVEEQVKKLIEELKSTSLDMQRNATAELRLLAKHNMDNRMVIANCGAISSLVNLLHSKDMKVQEDAVTALLNLSINDNNKCAIANADAIEPLIHVLQTGSAEAKENSAATLFSLSVMEENKMKIGRSGAIKPLVDLLGNGTPRGKKDAATALFNLSILHENKSRIIQAGAVKYLVELMDPATGMVDKAVAVLSNLATIPEGRAEIGQEGGIPLLVEVVELGSARGKENAAAALLQLCTNSSRFCNMVLQEGAVPPLVALSQSGTPRAREKAQQLLSYFRNQRHGNAGRG